The following proteins are co-located in the Apium graveolens cultivar Ventura chromosome 5, ASM990537v1, whole genome shotgun sequence genome:
- the LOC141725147 gene encoding proteasome subunit beta type-7-B-like: MSKVDVNVPAKGGFSFDLCRRNEMLMKKGLKPSSFLKTGTTIVGLIFKDGVILGADTRATEGPIVADKNCEKIHYMAPNIYCCGAGTAADTEAVTDNISSQLKLHRYHTGRESRVVTALTLLKTHLFSYQGHVSAALVLGGVDVTGPHLHTIYPHGSTDSLPFATMGSGSLAAMAVFESRYAEGMNRDDGVALVRDAIRSGIFNDLGSGSNVDICVITKGHKEYLRNYEMPNPRTFTSEKGYSFSKKTEVLTAKVTPLRELVEVVEAGEAMEE, translated from the exons ATGTCGAAAGTGGATGTGAATGTACCGGCGAAAGGGGGATTCAGCTTCGATTTGTGTAGAAGGAACGAGATGTTGATGAAGAAAGGCTTAAAGCCTTCTTCTTTTCTCAAGACTGGTACTACTATTGTTGGTCTCATCTTCAAG GATGGTGTTATTCTCGGAGCTGATACCAGAGCTACTGAAGGACCTATTGTAGCTGACAAAAATTGTGAGAAAATACATTACATGGCACCAAACATCTACTGTTGCGGAGCTGGGACTGCTGCCGATACAGAGGCTGTGACAG ATAATATTAGCTCTCAGTTGAAGCTGCATCGTTATCACACTGGTAGGGAATCAAGAGTTGTGACAGCCCTCACACTTTTAAAAACTCATCTTTTTAG CTATCAAGGTCATGTTTCAGCTGCATTGGTGCTTGGTGGAGTTGATGTCACTGGTCCACATTTGCACACT ATTTACCCTCATGGATCAACTGATTCCCTGCCTTTTGCTACAATGGGATCTGGTTCACTTGCTGCAATGGCCGTTTTCGAATCTAGATACGCCGAGGGGATGAAT AGGGACGATGGAGTTGCTTTGGTACGTGATGCTATACGGTCAGGCATATTTAATGACTTGGGAAGTGGAAGCAATGTTGATATATGTGTTATAACTAAG GGGCACAAGGAGTATTTGAGAAATTATGAAATGCCAAATCCTCGTACTTTCACCAGTGAAAAAGGCTACTCTTTCTCTAAAAAGACTG AGGTTCTCACTGCAAAAGTTACACCATTAAGAGAGCTAGTTGAAGTTGTGGAAGCTGGGGAAGCAATGGAAGAGTAG